One part of the Alosa alosa isolate M-15738 ecotype Scorff River chromosome 4, AALO_Geno_1.1, whole genome shotgun sequence genome encodes these proteins:
- the htr6 gene encoding LOW QUALITY PROTEIN: 5-hydroxytryptamine receptor 6 (The sequence of the model RefSeq protein was modified relative to this genomic sequence to represent the inferred CDS: deleted 2 bases in 1 codon) yields the protein MSASTLPRVEAASGAIGNPYGNFNDNAVAGGGGSGDWSISGSGPWLLAVMLSLIILMTACGNILLIALVFAHRSLRCTSNCFLVSLFLSDLMVALVVMPPAMLNVLCGAWVLWVDFCPVWLCFDVMCCSASILNLCVISLDRYLLIISPLRYKQRMTPPRALLLVGGAWGLAALTSFLPIRMDWHSLGRGEGDQSAAPGIGAINGSYPDPHYPPSYFQHLPSSGGVAVQCRLRVTLPFALVATCLTFFLPSTAICFTYCRILLAARRQARRVAALTHPAYPQHSPGEPSRPASPGHAVADGDDYSQPDPPASRHAPLSVNSERRLAHRQGRRALKASLTLGVLLGLFFSTWLPFFITNMAQAVCECVPATLFDAITWLGYCNSTMNPIIYPLFMRNFKRALGRLLPCCPSSAGRVPRRPSPPLSLSLRNSGEPQLPSEPASLSSDEPLQPATATATDAVNLLDAEQARIELPLLLPNQVDVLD from the exons ATGAGTGCCTCCACACTGCCTCGAGTCGAGGCAGCCTCAGGAGCAATCGGCAACCCTTACGGCAACTTCAACGACAACGCAGTGGCCGGCGGTGGCGGCAGTGGGGACTGGAGCATCAGTGGCAGCGGGCCATGGCTGCTGGCCGTCATGCTCTCCCTCATCATCCTCATGACGGCGTGCGGCAACATCCTCCTGATTGCGTTGGTCTTTGCACACCGTTCGCTGCGCTGCACCTCCAACTGCTTCCTGGTGTCCCTGTTCCTCTCCGACCTGATGGTGGCGCTAGTGGTGATGCCGCCGGCCATGCTGAACGTGCTGTGCGGGGCCTGGGTTCTCTGGGTAGACTTCTGCCCCGTGTGGCTCTGCTTCGACGTCATGTGCTGCAGCGCGTCCATCCTCAACCTGTGCGTCATCAGCCTGGACCGCTATTTGCTCATCATTTCGCCGCTGCGTTACAAGCAGCGGATGACGCCACCGCGCGCGCTCCTGCTGGTGGGCGGTGCCTGGGGGCTGGCCGCCCTCACTTCCTTCCTGCCCATCCGGATGGACTGGCACAGCTTGGGCCGCGGGGAGGGCGACCAGAGTGCGGCGCCAGGAATTGGCGCCATAAACGGGAGCTACCCGGACCCGCACTATCCGCCCTCGTATTTCCAGCACCTTCCGTCGTCTGGGGGTGTTGCAGTGCAGTGCCGGCTGCGGGTGACGCTTCCCTTCGCCCTGGTGGCCACGTGTCTCACCTTCTTCCTGCCCTCCACAGCCATCTGCTTCACCTACTGCCGCATCCTGCTGGCGGCACGGAGGCAAGCCCGCCGCGTGGCGGCTCTCACACACCCCGCCTATCCCCAGCACTCCCCGGGGGAGCCATCGCGACCAGCTTCCCCTGGGCACGCCGTCGCGGACGGGGACGACTACAGCCAGCCAGACCCACCTGCCTCGCGCCACGCACCG CTGTCGGTGAATAGCGAGCGCAGGCTGGCACACCGGCAGGGCAGGAGGGCATTAAAGGCCAGCCTGACTCTGGGAGTCCTGCTGGGACTTTTCTTTAGCACCTGGCTGCCTTTTTTCATCACCAACATGGCCCAG gCTGTGTGCGAGTGCGTCCCCGCCACCCTCTTTGACGCCATCACCTGGCTGGGCTACTGCAACAGCACCATGAACCCCATCATCTATCCTCTGTTCATGCGCAACTTCAAGCGCGCCCTGGGCCGTCTGCTGCCCTGCTGCCCGTCCTCGGCCGGACGCGTGCCCCGCCGGCCCTCACCGCCGCTCTCGCTCTCGCTGCGCAACTCGGGCGAGCCGCAGCTGCCCTCCGAGCCGGCGTCGCTCAGCTCCGACGAGCCCCTGCAGCCC GCCACGGCCACCGCCACCGACGCGGTCAACCTGCTGGATGCCGAGCAGGCTCGCATTGAGTTGCCCTTGCTGCTGCCCAATCAGGTCGACGTGCTGGattga